In Leisingera sp. NJS204, the following are encoded in one genomic region:
- the phnF gene encoding phosphonate metabolism transcriptional regulator PhnF encodes MARTPVWKSIAIALTDDIAQGRYETGGKLPAEAQLSARFGVNRHTVRRALADMAEQGLVHARRGAGVFVAAKPTDYPIGKRVRFHQNLTREGRSPAKQILMLETRAAAPREANALQLDPGAQVHVYDGLSLADGQPIALFQSIFPADRFPGILNALKDLRSVTAALQEQGVEDYTRAETRITAKLANATQALHLKIAEGSPILRTTGINTDPENRPVEFGRTWFAGDRVTLTVGGET; translated from the coding sequence ATGGCCCGCACCCCCGTTTGGAAGTCCATCGCCATTGCCCTGACAGACGACATCGCACAGGGCCGCTACGAGACCGGCGGCAAGCTGCCCGCCGAGGCGCAGCTGTCGGCCCGTTTCGGGGTGAACCGCCACACTGTGCGCCGGGCGTTAGCCGATATGGCGGAACAGGGCCTGGTGCATGCGCGCCGCGGCGCCGGTGTGTTCGTGGCGGCCAAGCCGACGGATTATCCAATCGGCAAGCGGGTGCGCTTTCACCAGAACCTGACTCGCGAGGGGCGCAGCCCTGCCAAACAGATCCTGATGCTGGAGACCCGCGCCGCGGCGCCCCGTGAAGCCAATGCGCTGCAGCTGGATCCCGGCGCCCAGGTGCATGTCTATGACGGCCTGTCCCTTGCTGACGGCCAGCCCATTGCCCTGTTTCAAAGCATCTTTCCCGCGGACCGGTTTCCGGGGATTCTGAACGCATTGAAAGACCTGCGCTCGGTCACGGCGGCATTGCAAGAACAGGGTGTTGAGGACTACACCCGCGCCGAAACCCGGATCACGGCCAAACTCGCCAACGCGACCCAGGCCCTGCATCTGAAGATAGCCGAAGGCAGCCCGATCCTGCGCACCACCGGCATCAATACAGATCCTGAGAACCGCCCCGTCGAGTTTGGCCGAACCTGGTTTGCCGGCGATCGGGTCACCTTGACCGTCGGCGGCGAGACCTGA
- the phnH gene encoding phosphonate C-P lyase system protein PhnH: protein MPRQSQNMAYAGGFSNPPVVSAQAFRAAMNAMARPGRIEDITGAIPPGGISVAAGSLLLTLCDPETGVYLAPDVDSEALRCWLSFHTGAPIVAAEQADFVLGSWAALMPLDRFRIGTPEYPDRSATLIVEVPAFGAPNAVLSGPGIKDTAKMALPELEALQNNAMLYPLGVDFFFTCGAQLAALPRSTQINAET, encoded by the coding sequence ATGCCTCGGCAGTCTCAGAATATGGCCTATGCCGGCGGGTTCAGCAATCCGCCGGTGGTGTCGGCCCAAGCGTTTCGCGCAGCGATGAATGCGATGGCACGTCCCGGCCGGATCGAAGATATCACCGGCGCCATACCGCCCGGCGGGATATCGGTTGCTGCTGGCAGCCTGCTGCTGACACTGTGCGATCCGGAAACCGGTGTCTATCTGGCCCCGGACGTGGACAGCGAAGCCTTGCGCTGCTGGCTGTCATTTCACACCGGCGCGCCTATCGTGGCGGCGGAACAGGCGGATTTTGTCCTTGGCAGCTGGGCTGCGCTGATGCCGCTCGACCGCTTCCGCATCGGGACGCCGGAGTATCCGGATCGCTCTGCCACCCTGATTGTGGAAGTGCCGGCGTTCGGCGCGCCCAATGCCGTCCTGTCCGGACCCGGCATCAAGGACACCGCAAAGATGGCGCTGCCTGAGCTGGAAGCCTTGCAGAACAACGCGATGCTTTACCCGCTGGGGGTGGATTTCTTTTTCACCTGCGGGGCGCAATTGGCTGCGCTGCCCCGGTCCACCCAAATCAACGCGGAGACCTGA
- a CDS encoding substrate-binding domain-containing protein produces MKHLIIGAVASMAMATAVLAEEMKMAVTTSFHNSGLAGILLPEIKNDLGLDLQLLVVGTGQALRLGEAGDVDAILVHSKTAEGKFLAGGYGTHRREIMYNDFVFIGPKADPAGVSGAADAASALQKIAGAETAFVSRGDDSGTHKKELSLWASASLDPKDFGDWYRAVGAGMGAALNTASGMDGYIMSDRASWLNFGNKGGLALLFSGDPVLFNQYAYIPVNPEKHGHVKNSLAVQLEAWLVSDKAQELINGYQINGETLFVFNAKQ; encoded by the coding sequence ATGAAACATCTGATTATTGGTGCGGTTGCCTCAATGGCAATGGCCACGGCAGTGCTTGCGGAAGAGATGAAGATGGCGGTGACCACTTCCTTCCACAATTCCGGCCTGGCCGGGATCCTGCTGCCGGAGATCAAGAACGATCTTGGTCTGGATCTGCAGCTTTTGGTTGTTGGTACCGGTCAGGCGCTCAGGCTGGGCGAAGCCGGTGACGTCGATGCGATTCTGGTGCATTCCAAGACGGCTGAGGGAAAGTTCCTGGCTGGCGGGTACGGCACCCACCGCCGCGAGATCATGTATAATGATTTTGTCTTCATTGGTCCAAAGGCGGATCCGGCCGGCGTGTCCGGTGCCGCGGATGCTGCAAGCGCGCTGCAGAAGATTGCAGGCGCTGAAACCGCCTTTGTCAGCCGCGGGGACGACAGCGGCACCCACAAGAAAGAGCTGAGCCTGTGGGCATCGGCCAGCCTTGATCCTAAGGATTTCGGCGACTGGTACCGCGCGGTTGGTGCGGGGATGGGGGCTGCTCTGAATACGGCGTCAGGCATGGACGGTTACATCATGTCGGACCGTGCAAGCTGGCTCAACTTTGGCAACAAAGGTGGCTTGGCGCTGCTGTTTTCAGGCGATCCGGTGCTGTTCAACCAATACGCCTATATCCCGGTGAACCCGGAAAAACATGGTCACGTGAAGAACAGCCTGGCGGTGCAATTGGAGGCTTGGCTGGTTTCGGACAAAGCACAAGAGCTGATCAACGGGTATCAGATCAATGGCGAGACGCTGTTTGTGTTCAACGCCAAACAATAG
- a CDS encoding class I SAM-dependent methyltransferase translates to MSRLDSMLRRLTAQRDGLNWAANQVAPLGGDVLDMGLGNGRTYDHLRETLASRRIWVIDRLLQCHPSCVPPEQDFLQGEAKPMLERLAAEGRKIALAHYDFGFGIKEKDVAEAAALSPVIAQVMAPGGIIVSGQPLVGFEELDGPDGIQPGRYMFYRAG, encoded by the coding sequence ATGAGCCGTCTTGATTCCATGCTGCGCCGCCTCACCGCCCAGCGCGACGGGTTGAACTGGGCCGCAAATCAGGTCGCCCCGCTGGGCGGCGATGTGCTGGACATGGGGCTTGGCAACGGCCGCACCTATGATCACCTGCGCGAAACCCTCGCCAGCCGGCGGATCTGGGTCATTGACCGGTTGCTGCAATGCCATCCCTCCTGCGTGCCGCCGGAGCAGGATTTCCTGCAAGGCGAGGCAAAACCAATGCTGGAACGGCTGGCGGCTGAGGGGCGCAAAATCGCCTTGGCGCATTATGACTTCGGCTTCGGGATCAAGGAAAAGGACGTCGCCGAGGCCGCTGCCCTCTCCCCCGTCATTGCGCAGGTCATGGCCCCTGGCGGCATCATCGTCTCCGGCCAGCCGCTGGTTGGTTTTGAAGAACTGGACGGCCCTGATGGCATCCAGCCGGGGCGCTATATGTTCTACCGGGCCGGCTGA
- a CDS encoding carbon-phosphorus lyase complex subunit PhnI, giving the protein MYVAVKGGERAIDNAHAWLAEERRGDRDVAELSLAQIREQLSLAVNRVMAEGSLYDPDLAALAIKQSRGDLIEAIFLIRAYRTTLPRFGYTLPVETGGMACDRRISATFKDAPGGQVLGPTFDYTHRLLDFKLAADGEVPEAPVAEPRMEETPHITGFLQGEDIIEREPSSDAAPGDLTREPMSFPANRSVRLQSLTRGDEGFILGMAYSTQRGYARNHAFVGELRIGTVPVEMEIPELGFAIEIGEVELTECETVNQFKGSKTVPPQFTRGYGLVFGQSERKSIAMALVDRALRWKELGEDNVGAPAQDEEFVLSHADNIQATGFLEHIKLPHYVDFQSELELVRKLRREAAELAETLAAREAAE; this is encoded by the coding sequence ATGTATGTTGCAGTAAAAGGCGGCGAGCGGGCGATTGACAACGCCCACGCCTGGCTTGCCGAAGAGCGCCGCGGTGATAGGGATGTGGCGGAGCTGTCTCTTGCCCAGATCCGCGAACAGCTAAGTTTGGCGGTGAACCGGGTGATGGCGGAAGGGTCTCTTTATGATCCGGACCTGGCGGCGCTGGCGATCAAACAATCGCGCGGCGACCTGATTGAGGCGATCTTTTTAATCCGCGCTTACCGCACCACCTTACCGCGCTTCGGCTATACGCTGCCGGTGGAAACCGGCGGGATGGCCTGCGACCGCCGGATTTCCGCGACCTTCAAGGATGCACCGGGGGGCCAGGTGCTGGGGCCGACGTTTGACTATACACACCGCCTTCTGGATTTCAAACTGGCCGCAGACGGCGAGGTGCCCGAAGCGCCGGTTGCGGAACCGCGCATGGAAGAAACGCCGCATATCACCGGATTTCTGCAAGGCGAGGACATTATCGAGCGTGAGCCGTCCTCGGACGCTGCGCCGGGGGATCTGACCCGTGAGCCGATGTCCTTCCCGGCGAACAGATCGGTGCGGCTGCAGTCGCTGACCCGCGGGGATGAGGGCTTTATCCTTGGCATGGCGTACTCCACCCAGCGCGGCTATGCCCGCAACCACGCCTTTGTAGGTGAGCTGCGCATCGGCACGGTGCCGGTGGAGATGGAAATCCCGGAGTTGGGCTTTGCCATCGAGATCGGCGAGGTGGAGCTGACCGAATGCGAAACGGTGAACCAGTTCAAGGGTTCCAAGACGGTGCCACCGCAGTTCACCCGCGGCTATGGCCTGGTGTTCGGGCAGTCAGAACGCAAGTCCATCGCCATGGCGCTGGTTGACCGCGCGCTGCGCTGGAAGGAACTGGGCGAGGACAACGTCGGCGCGCCTGCGCAGGATGAGGAATTTGTCCTGAGCCATGCCGACAACATCCAGGCTACCGGTTTTCTGGAGCACATCAAGCTGCCCCACTACGTGGATTTCCAGTCCGAACTGGAACTTGTCCGCAAACTGCGCCGGGAAGCGGCGGAACTGGCAGAGACGCTGGCGGCACGGGAGGCTGCGGAATGA
- the phnL gene encoding phosphonate C-P lyase system protein PhnL: MIELNKVSKSFTLHNQGGAVIPVMENATLRVKPGECVGLTGASGAGKSTLMRVIYGNYLAASGSVMVGGLDVAKAAPREILALRRETLGYVSQFLRVVPRVPALDVVAEPLLAVGTPIEQARDTAASLLAQLNIPERLWSLSPTTFSGGEQQRVNIARGFAYGYPALLLDEPTASLDARNRAIVLGLIESAKARGAAIIGIFHDETARQQVCDRFVDVSGFAPQAAA; encoded by the coding sequence ATGATTGAACTGAATAAGGTAAGCAAAAGCTTTACCCTGCACAATCAGGGCGGCGCAGTGATCCCGGTGATGGAAAACGCCACGCTGCGTGTAAAGCCGGGTGAGTGCGTTGGCCTGACCGGCGCGTCCGGGGCGGGTAAGTCCACCCTGATGCGGGTGATATACGGCAACTATCTGGCAGCGTCCGGCAGTGTGATGGTCGGCGGGCTGGATGTCGCCAAAGCCGCGCCGCGTGAGATTCTGGCGTTGCGCCGCGAGACCTTGGGATATGTCAGCCAGTTCCTGCGCGTGGTGCCGCGGGTTCCGGCACTGGATGTGGTGGCTGAGCCGCTGCTTGCGGTTGGCACGCCAATAGAACAGGCGCGTGATACGGCGGCCTCGCTGCTGGCGCAGCTGAACATTCCGGAACGGCTGTGGAGCCTTAGCCCGACCACATTTTCGGGCGGGGAGCAGCAGCGGGTGAATATCGCCCGCGGTTTTGCCTATGGCTATCCGGCGCTGCTGCTGGATGAGCCGACAGCGAGCCTTGATGCGAGGAACCGCGCCATCGTGCTGGGTTTGATAGAAAGTGCCAAGGCGCGCGGGGCGGCGATCATCGGCATTTTTCATGATGAGACGGCGCGCCAGCAGGTTTGCGACCGGTTCGTGGATGTGTCGGGCTTTGCGCCCCAGGCCGCGGCATGA
- the phnG gene encoding phosphonate C-P lyase system protein PhnG yields the protein MNKEFSTEDRKGWMSLLASADEVRLAELWQEYGADPACEWLRAPEAGGVMVRGRIGGVGASFNLGEMTITRCALSLEDGTVGHGYVQGRSKAKAGMAAKIDALMQTGTAAGLRTAVLEPLAAERKACKTARAAKAAATKVEFFTMVRGED from the coding sequence ATGAACAAAGAATTTTCCACAGAAGACCGCAAGGGCTGGATGAGCTTGCTGGCCTCTGCTGACGAGGTCCGGCTCGCTGAGCTGTGGCAAGAATACGGGGCCGATCCCGCCTGTGAATGGCTGCGCGCGCCGGAGGCAGGCGGCGTTATGGTCCGGGGCCGGATTGGCGGGGTCGGCGCCTCGTTCAATCTGGGTGAGATGACCATCACCCGCTGTGCGCTGTCGTTGGAGGACGGAACGGTTGGTCACGGCTATGTGCAGGGCCGCAGCAAGGCAAAGGCCGGAATGGCCGCCAAGATCGACGCGTTGATGCAGACCGGTACGGCGGCGGGCCTGCGTACTGCAGTGCTGGAACCGCTGGCCGCCGAACGCAAGGCCTGCAAGACGGCCCGGGCCGCCAAGGCTGCGGCAACCAAGGTTGAGTTTTTTACAATGGTGCGGGGGGAAGACTGA
- the phnK gene encoding phosphonate C-P lyase system protein PhnK — protein sequence MIPLLQVKNVAKMYGARIGCTDVSFDLYPGEVMGIVGESGSGKSTLLNSLAGHLTPDRGEVIFDTRGDGPVDTVTMSEPERRMLSRTDWAFVHQHARDGLRMSVSAGGNIGERLMAVGDRHYGAIRERAADWLGRVEISGNRIDDRPSAFSGGMQQRLQIARNLVTGPRLVFMDEPTGGLDVSVQARLLDLLRGLVREMGLSAIIVTHDLAVVRLLADRLMVMKDGHVVETGLTDQVLDDPQHGYTQLLVSSVLQV from the coding sequence ATGATACCTTTGCTGCAAGTGAAAAACGTTGCCAAAATGTATGGCGCACGGATCGGCTGCACGGATGTGAGCTTTGATCTCTACCCCGGCGAGGTGATGGGGATCGTGGGTGAAAGCGGCTCGGGCAAGTCGACGCTGCTGAACAGTCTGGCGGGCCATCTGACGCCGGACCGGGGAGAGGTGATCTTTGACACCCGCGGTGATGGTCCTGTGGATACCGTCACCATGTCCGAGCCGGAACGCCGGATGCTCAGCCGCACTGACTGGGCGTTTGTGCATCAGCACGCCCGCGACGGGCTGCGCATGTCCGTCAGTGCCGGCGGTAACATCGGCGAACGGCTGATGGCAGTCGGGGACCGCCATTATGGCGCGATCCGGGAACGCGCTGCGGACTGGCTGGGCCGGGTGGAGATTTCCGGCAACCGCATTGATGACCGTCCGTCAGCCTTTTCCGGCGGCATGCAGCAGCGGCTGCAGATCGCCCGTAATCTGGTAACCGGCCCACGGCTGGTGTTCATGGATGAACCGACCGGCGGCCTTGATGTCTCGGTCCAGGCGCGATTGCTGGATCTGCTGCGGGGGCTGGTTCGCGAAATGGGGCTGAGCGCCATCATCGTCACCCACGACCTGGCGGTGGTGCGTCTTTTGGCGGACCGGCTGATGGTGATGAAGGACGGCCATGTGGTTGAAACCGGGCTGACTGATCAGGTGCTGGATGATCCCCAGCATGGCTATACCCAGCTGCTGGTCTCCAGCGTGCTGCAAGTCTGA
- a CDS encoding DUF1045 domain-containing protein: MTFTRYAIYYAPPAGAAWSRFAAGWLGWDMEAGLDLPHPQVHGLDVAAITDVPRTYGLHATLKPPMRLAEGQTRSALEDACAALAATHKPVTLDGLQLARLGRFLALRPAGDDTALKALAAACVTELDRFRAPASEAELERRRGAGLPPEQDANLSRWGYPYVLDQFRFHITLTGKLPKPQLPAVQDALDTHLLPLLPAPFVIRDLALVGEAADGRFHLIHRYALSG; encoded by the coding sequence GTGACATTCACGCGATACGCGATCTATTACGCCCCGCCTGCCGGGGCAGCATGGAGCCGGTTTGCCGCCGGCTGGCTGGGCTGGGACATGGAAGCGGGTCTGGACTTGCCTCACCCGCAGGTTCACGGGCTGGATGTGGCGGCAATCACCGATGTGCCGCGCACATACGGGCTGCACGCCACCCTGAAGCCGCCGATGCGCCTCGCCGAGGGGCAGACCCGTTCGGCGCTTGAAGACGCCTGCGCGGCGCTGGCCGCCACGCATAAACCGGTCACGCTGGACGGTCTGCAACTGGCGCGGCTGGGCCGTTTCCTGGCCCTGCGCCCTGCCGGAGACGATACCGCGCTGAAGGCGCTGGCCGCCGCCTGCGTGACAGAGCTTGACCGGTTCCGCGCGCCTGCCTCTGAGGCTGAGCTGGAGCGCCGCCGCGGCGCGGGGCTGCCCCCGGAGCAGGACGCAAACCTCAGCCGCTGGGGCTACCCTTATGTTCTGGACCAGTTCCGTTTTCACATCACCTTGACCGGCAAGCTGCCCAAGCCGCAGCTGCCCGCGGTGCAGGACGCGCTCGACACGCATCTCCTCCCGCTGCTGCCTGCTCCCTTCGTGATCCGGGATCTGGCGCTGGTGGGCGAAGCAGCGGACGGCCGGTTCCACCTGATCCATCGCTACGCCCTTTCCGGCTGA
- the phnN gene encoding phosphonate metabolism protein/1,5-bisphosphokinase (PRPP-forming) PhnN → MSAPSEKGPVIAVVGPSGVGKDSLMSALAVSGPQLRLMRRVITRAPEAGGEDYQAVTEPEFSALAENGVFALHWRAHGLHYGIPRDIEMLREGSGGVLVNLSRSVLLKAQDVFGDFIVLSVTAAPEVLADRLLARGREDAQEVRRRLTRAANPLPEGLARVHEIDNSGALSAAVQAALSAIQPERA, encoded by the coding sequence ATGAGTGCGCCTTCTGAAAAGGGACCCGTCATCGCGGTGGTCGGGCCATCGGGGGTGGGCAAGGATAGTCTGATGTCTGCCCTGGCGGTATCCGGCCCGCAGCTGCGGCTGATGCGGCGGGTTATTACCCGCGCGCCAGAGGCGGGCGGAGAGGACTATCAGGCGGTTACGGAACCTGAGTTTTCTGCGCTGGCAGAAAATGGGGTCTTTGCCCTGCACTGGCGGGCACACGGGCTGCACTATGGCATTCCACGCGACATTGAAATGCTGCGGGAAGGATCGGGCGGCGTGCTGGTGAACCTTTCGCGTTCCGTGCTGCTGAAGGCACAGGACGTGTTCGGGGATTTCATCGTGCTGTCAGTGACTGCCGCGCCGGAGGTTCTGGCCGACCGTCTGCTGGCACGCGGGCGGGAAGATGCGCAAGAGGTGCGGCGCCGTCTGACGCGCGCCGCCAATCCGCTGCCTGAGGGGCTGGCCCGTGTGCATGAGATTGACAACAGCGGTGCGCTCAGCGCGGCCGTGCAGGCCGCGCTGAGCGCCATTCAGCCGGAAAGGGCGTAG
- a CDS encoding alpha-D-ribose 1-methylphosphonate 5-triphosphate diphosphatase yields the protein MTEDLILANATLVLPGETRTGSVKVTGGEITDIAEGASIPAGAIDCEGDCVCPGLVELHTDNLERHIQPRPKVDWPHASAIIAHDAELAGTGITTVFDAMRVGSISRRESRYGAYARGLASELLELRAAGALKISHFLHLRAEVCSDTLVDELNAFGDADRVGLVSLMDHTPGQRQFRDLAKLEQYVKGKHGFDDAAFQAHVAHLKGLRETYGDVHEAEAVKAARRFGSVLASHDDTTAGQVAVSARHGISLAEFPTTVEAAQACHTNGIKVMMGAPNLIRGGSHSGNVAAHELAELELLDILSSDYVPAALLMAAVQLGDLWGDMARGLGTVTHAPADAVALSDRGRLETGQRADLIRFRLKAGAPVLRGVWSRGERVA from the coding sequence ATGACAGAAGATTTAATCCTTGCCAATGCCACACTGGTGCTGCCGGGCGAGACCCGGACAGGCAGTGTTAAGGTCACCGGCGGTGAAATCACTGATATTGCCGAAGGGGCTTCGATTCCGGCAGGCGCAATTGACTGCGAGGGCGACTGCGTCTGCCCGGGGCTGGTGGAGTTGCATACCGATAATCTGGAACGCCACATCCAGCCCCGGCCCAAGGTGGACTGGCCGCATGCCAGCGCCATCATCGCCCATGATGCGGAACTGGCGGGCACTGGGATCACCACGGTGTTTGATGCCATGCGCGTGGGGTCGATCAGCCGCAGGGAAAGCCGCTATGGCGCCTATGCCCGCGGACTGGCGAGCGAGCTTCTGGAGCTGCGGGCGGCAGGCGCGCTGAAGATCTCGCATTTTCTGCATCTGCGGGCCGAAGTTTGCAGTGATACTCTGGTAGATGAATTGAATGCATTTGGAGATGCGGACCGTGTAGGGCTGGTTTCGCTGATGGATCACACGCCGGGTCAGCGGCAATTTCGCGATCTCGCAAAGCTTGAGCAATATGTGAAGGGAAAGCATGGGTTTGATGATGCGGCTTTTCAGGCCCATGTCGCGCATCTGAAAGGGCTGCGCGAAACCTACGGCGACGTGCATGAAGCTGAGGCTGTGAAAGCCGCCAGGCGGTTCGGTTCGGTGCTGGCCAGTCATGACGATACCACCGCGGGTCAAGTGGCTGTTTCAGCCCGTCATGGCATCAGCCTGGCGGAATTTCCGACAACGGTAGAGGCGGCGCAGGCCTGTCATACGAATGGGATCAAAGTCATGATGGGGGCGCCGAACCTGATCCGCGGCGGCTCGCATTCCGGCAATGTGGCGGCGCATGAGCTGGCGGAGCTGGAGCTGCTGGACATTCTTTCGTCAGACTATGTCCCTGCGGCATTGCTGATGGCGGCAGTACAGCTGGGCGATCTGTGGGGCGACATGGCGCGCGGCCTGGGCACGGTAACCCATGCGCCGGCCGATGCAGTTGCGCTGAGTGATCGCGGGCGGTTGGAAACCGGTCAGCGCGCGGATCTGATCCGGTTCCGGCTGAAAGCCGGCGCGCCGGTCCTGCGCGGGGTCTGGTCGCGCGGGGAGCGTGTGGCCTGA
- a CDS encoding alpha-D-ribose 1-methylphosphonate 5-phosphate C-P-lyase PhnJ, producing the protein MNDYNFAYLDEQTKRMIRRAILKGLAVPGYQVPFASREMPMPYGWGTGGVQVSAATLTPDDTLKVIDQGADDTTNAVSIRKFFEKTAGVETTEETEKASIIQTRHRIPEAELTEDQILVYQVPIPEPLRFLEPRETETRKMHALQEYGLMHVKLYEDISQHGAIATAYAYPVKVEGRYVMDPSPIPKFDNPKMEMAAIQLFGAGREQRIYAVPPYTKVVSLDFEDYPFEASKADHACDLCAAEDSYLDEVILDDAGSRMFVCSDTDYCRSRRGAGHTGRLGEEAAQ; encoded by the coding sequence ATGAACGACTACAACTTTGCATATCTGGATGAGCAGACCAAGCGGATGATCCGCCGGGCAATCCTCAAAGGGCTGGCGGTGCCGGGCTATCAGGTGCCTTTTGCCAGCCGTGAGATGCCGATGCCCTATGGCTGGGGTACAGGCGGTGTGCAGGTCTCGGCAGCCACGCTGACGCCGGATGACACGCTGAAAGTGATCGACCAAGGGGCCGACGACACCACCAACGCGGTGTCGATTCGCAAGTTCTTTGAAAAGACTGCGGGTGTTGAAACCACCGAGGAAACCGAGAAGGCCAGCATCATCCAGACCCGTCACCGGATCCCCGAGGCGGAGCTGACCGAAGATCAGATCCTTGTCTATCAGGTGCCGATCCCGGAGCCGCTTCGGTTTCTGGAGCCGCGGGAAACAGAAACCCGCAAAATGCATGCCTTGCAGGAATACGGGCTGATGCATGTGAAACTGTATGAGGACATCAGCCAGCACGGTGCAATTGCCACCGCCTATGCCTATCCGGTGAAGGTCGAAGGGCGCTATGTGATGGATCCCTCGCCGATCCCGAAGTTCGACAACCCCAAGATGGAAATGGCGGCGATCCAGCTGTTCGGCGCAGGCCGGGAACAGCGCATTTATGCAGTGCCGCCCTATACCAAAGTCGTCTCGCTGGATTTTGAGGACTACCCGTTTGAAGCCAGCAAAGCGGATCACGCTTGCGATCTATGCGCGGCGGAAGACAGCTATTTGGACGAGGTGATCCTGGATGATGCGGGCAGCCGGATGTTTGTCTGTTCCGACACTGATTACTGCCGCTCGCGGCGCGGCGCAGGCCATACTGGCCGCCTGGGTGAGGAGGCAGCGCAATGA
- a CDS encoding polysaccharide deacetylase family protein, producing MTPDWSGLDRELEHWQTAGLTLPLWWRDDDAMSHSTELERLAALSADLDLPVHLAVIPHGVTPDLGRFVADHPQLIPVVHGWTHQNHAPAGEKKAEFGAHRPLEELLDDAERGLICLQEIFGTSLRPMFVPPWNRVSPEMLTWLAGTGFTAVSTFTPRKSAKPASGLLRVNTHLDPIDWKGGRSLLPPEQLIAQVARQLRDRRLGDADNAEPYGLLTHHLVHDEAVWNFIAALAVRLLDGPAEAWIYDERMS from the coding sequence CCGGGAACTGGAGCACTGGCAGACGGCAGGATTGACGCTGCCTTTGTGGTGGCGGGATGATGACGCGATGTCCCATTCAACCGAGCTGGAGCGTTTGGCAGCACTGTCTGCGGACCTGGACCTGCCGGTGCATCTCGCGGTGATCCCGCACGGCGTCACCCCGGATCTTGGCCGTTTTGTTGCAGATCATCCGCAACTGATCCCGGTGGTGCATGGCTGGACGCATCAGAACCACGCGCCCGCCGGCGAGAAGAAAGCCGAGTTTGGAGCGCACCGCCCGCTGGAGGAACTGCTGGACGATGCCGAGCGCGGCCTGATCTGTCTGCAAGAGATATTCGGCACCAGCCTTCGCCCTATGTTCGTGCCGCCCTGGAACCGGGTCTCTCCGGAAATGCTGACATGGCTGGCGGGTACCGGTTTCACCGCAGTTTCCACTTTTACACCGCGCAAAAGCGCCAAACCCGCCTCCGGCCTGCTGCGGGTGAACACCCACCTGGATCCCATCGACTGGAAAGGCGGCCGCAGCTTGCTGCCACCGGAGCAGCTGATTGCGCAAGTGGCGCGCCAGCTGCGCGACCGCCGGCTTGGCGATGCCGACAATGCAGAGCCTTACGGGCTGCTGACCCACCACCTGGTGCATGACGAGGCAGTCTGGAACTTTATCGCCGCTCTTGCAGTGCGCCTGCTGGATGGCCCGGCAGAGGCCTGGATCTATGACGAAAGGATGTCCTGA
- a CDS encoding ATP-binding cassette domain-containing protein, with amino-acid sequence MQMFPLVAKGAMVRRRSKVLVGPVDLTLGGQGTSIVVGPNGAGKTTLLKMLHGIVRMNGGSLDWACPLEEAQKHQAFVFQTPVMMRRSVIENIAYPLRLTGLARKEARARAADWAGRVGLGAILERQATMLSGGERQKLALARALVREPQVLFLDEPCAALDGRATREIEDILAHASESGTRLVMSTHNMGQARRLADEVIFVLQGRIHEFSPAKDFFAGPGTPQGRAFLNGDIVE; translated from the coding sequence ATGCAGATGTTCCCGCTGGTGGCCAAGGGCGCCATGGTGCGCCGCCGCAGCAAGGTTCTGGTCGGGCCGGTTGATCTGACGCTGGGCGGGCAGGGTACCTCGATTGTGGTGGGTCCCAATGGGGCGGGCAAAACGACGCTGCTGAAGATGCTGCATGGCATAGTGCGGATGAACGGCGGCAGCCTGGACTGGGCCTGCCCGCTGGAAGAGGCGCAAAAGCACCAGGCCTTTGTGTTCCAGACCCCGGTGATGATGCGGCGCTCGGTGATCGAGAACATCGCCTATCCGTTGCGGTTGACCGGCCTGGCCCGCAAAGAAGCGCGTGCACGGGCGGCGGATTGGGCCGGGCGGGTGGGGCTGGGGGCAATCCTGGAGCGCCAGGCAACTATGCTGTCCGGCGGTGAGCGGCAGAAGCTGGCTCTTGCGCGCGCTCTGGTGCGTGAGCCGCAGGTCCTGTTCCTGGATGAGCCCTGCGCGGCGCTGGACGGCCGCGCCACCCGCGAGATCGAGGATATTCTGGCCCATGCATCGGAAAGCGGCACGCGGCTGGTGATGTCCACCCACAATATGGGCCAGGCCCGGCGGCTGGCGGATGAGGTGATCTTTGTCCTGCAGGGCCGCATTCATGAATTCAGCCCGGCAAAAGATTTCTTTGCCGGACCCGGAACCCCTCAGGGACGCGCATTTCTGAACGGAGATATTGTAGAATGA